The nucleotide window GCGCAGCGTCTCCACGTCGTCGTAGACGGTTCGCCTCGGGAGGTCCAACGCCGCAGTCGTCTCTCTCACAGTCGCCGGCCCAGTTTCGTGGTGGTGTTGTACACCCGAGCGAGCCGTGGCCGTTCGACGAGCCGCGCCACCGGCAGCGTGTCGCCCGACGGCGTCGCGCGGTCGTCTGCGGTCTTCGATATCAGTTTCGGATCTAAGGTTGTTTGTAAAATCGTTGTGGCGGGGGTGCGGTTTCGCGCTCGTTCGGCAGTGACCTCGCGGGCGGCCGCGTGCCGACTGTTTCAGTTCGAATTGCCAGACACACCGTACAACTCGTGCGCTAAACTGCCAGACACACCGTACAACTCGTGCGCTAAACTGCCAGACGCACCGTACAACTCGTGCGCTAAACTGCCAGACACACCTTACAACTCGTGCGCTAAACTGCCAGACACACCTTACAACTCGTGCGCTAAATTGGCAGACGCACCTTACAACTCGTGCGCTAAACTGCCAGACACATACCCAAACTTTTCATTGCCGGCAATAGTTGCTACTGTATGGACGAGGAGCGCCTGCTCCGCCTGCTCGCACGATTGAACCCGTGGTGGGACGGGGGCGATGTACCCGAGACACTGTTGATGGGACAGTACAGACGCCGCGACTTCCACGCACTGAAGTCAGATATCGACAACGAGCCAGTGACGACGATCTGTGGCCCGCGGCAGGTCGGGAAAACCACACTCGTCGGACAACTTGTCGATCACTTACTGAACGAACGTGGTGTCGATCCACGCCGCGTGCTGTATCTGACCACGGAGACCAGTCAGCTCTTGCCGGAGTCCGGGGAGGTGGTCGCGGACCTGCTCGAAGCGTACGAGCGGCACTTCCTGGAGAAGTCGTTCGATAAACTCGACGAGACGGCGTACGTCTTCGTCGACGAGATCCAGAAGGTCGACGACTGGGACGAGACGCTCAAGTTCTACGTCGACACGGTGTCGAATCTGTCGTTCGTCGTGACGGGTTCGGTGAGTGCACTCATCCAGCGTGACGCGAGCGACACGTTAGTCGGGCGGACGGAGCAGCGGACTGTCGTTCCGTTCAAATTTGCCGACTACGTCGACTACCACAGTGATCTCGACTCGCCACAGGCCACGGGTCTGCGCGCCAGTCTCAAGGACGCGCTGACCACCGGTGATCGTGAGTCCTTCGAGTCCGAACTCAAGCGTAGCTTCGCCTTCCGCTCGGAAGACGAGCCCGAACTTCGTTCGCTGCTGAACGACTACCTCACGAATGGGGGGTACCCTGGGGTTCTCGACAAGGACCCGGCCGCTGCGCTCTACAAACTCGATCAGGACCTCCAACGGGTCGTCACGGGCGACATTGAGTCGACGTACTCGGTCAAGAAGCCGAACGCGGTGTTCGGCGTACTACGGTACTTCGCGGAGTCTACCGGTTCGAAGATCAATGTAGACCGGATCAGTAAGGAGACCGAGACGGCGCGGTCGACGGTCGAGCGGTACGTGAGTCACCTCGAAGAGTTCTTTCTCGTGTACAGGTGTCAGCACTACACTGGGTCGGCGAAGCCAGGACGCAAGCAGCCGATGGCGTACGTCAACGATGTCGGACACCTGAACACGTTGCTCGGCGTGACGCCCGATACACCGACCGCTGCCGAAGACCGAGGCGTCCAGTTGGAGACGATGGTCTGTGATCACCTGCGGCGGTTACAACACTACCTCTCGGGCAGACGGAACACGACGGTCGAGTACTGTGAGACGACCGGCGAAGTCGACTTCGTCGTCAGCGGACACGACTACGTCCTCCCGGTCGAGGTGAAGTGGGGTGACTCCACCGACGCGAACCTCGGGAGTGTCAGACAGTTCGTTCAGAGAAAGAACGCGGAGTTCGGTCTGGCGGTCAACAACGC belongs to Halobaculum sp. MBLA0143 and includes:
- a CDS encoding ATP-binding protein translates to MDEERLLRLLARLNPWWDGGDVPETLLMGQYRRRDFHALKSDIDNEPVTTICGPRQVGKTTLVGQLVDHLLNERGVDPRRVLYLTTETSQLLPESGEVVADLLEAYERHFLEKSFDKLDETAYVFVDEIQKVDDWDETLKFYVDTVSNLSFVVTGSVSALIQRDASDTLVGRTEQRTVVPFKFADYVDYHSDLDSPQATGLRASLKDALTTGDRESFESELKRSFAFRSEDEPELRSLLNDYLTNGGYPGVLDKDPAAALYKLDQDLQRVVTGDIESTYSVKKPNAVFGVLRYFAESTGSKINVDRISKETETARSTVERYVSHLEEFFLVYRCQHYTGSAKPGRKQPMAYVNDVGHLNTLLGVTPDTPTAAEDRGVQLETMVCDHLRRLQHYLSGRRNTTVEYCETTGEVDFVVSGHDYVLPVEVKWGDSTDANLGSVRQFVQRKNAEFGLAVNNAGALAVDDRVVHVPAWLFLSLC